A part of Lacerta agilis isolate rLacAgi1 chromosome 7, rLacAgi1.pri, whole genome shotgun sequence genomic DNA contains:
- the LOC117050193 gene encoding cytochrome c oxidase subunit 6C: protein MSAALLPKPQMRGLLASRLRKHIVVAFLFSMGCAAGYKFGVAEPRKRAYAEFYKNYDATKEFEAMRKAGVFESAPPK from the exons ATGTCTGCTGCATTGTTGCCCAAGCCCCAGATGAGAGGCCTCCTGGCCAGTCGTCTGAGAAAACACATTGTAGTGGCTTTCCTTTTTTCGATGGGATGTGCAGCTGGATACAAG TTTGGTGTGGCTGAACCAAGGAAAAGAGCATATGCTGAGTTCTATAAAAACTATGATGCCACGAAGGAGTTTGAAGCCATGAGAAAAGCTGGGGTGTTTGAAAGTGCACCACCCAAATGA